One Amorphoplanes digitatis genomic window carries:
- the kdpF gene encoding K(+)-transporting ATPase subunit F encodes MSAVNLIGLIVAVLLGAFMVAALLFPEKF; translated from the coding sequence GTGAGCGCCGTCAACCTCATCGGCCTGATCGTGGCCGTCCTGCTCGGCGCCTTCATGGTCGCCGCCCTGCTCTTCCCGGAGAAGTTCTGA
- the kdpA gene encoding potassium-transporting ATPase subunit KdpA — protein MAGWLFVVTLMIALVAVYRPFGDYMYRVVTGTRSTIVERGVYRLVGVNPSAEQTWGVYARSVLAFSAVSILFLYLFLRVQDKLWLSLGFDPVTTHIAWNTAVSFVTNTNWQAYSGESTMGHLVQMAGLAVQNFVSASVGIAVAVALIRGFAARKNGTLGNFWVDLTRITLRILLPICVLATIVFMVAGMVQNLSGGTDVTTLTGATQHITGGPVASQEAIKELGTNGGGFYNVNAAHPFENPTTWTNWLQLFLILLIPFSLPRVFGRMVGQNRQGYAIVAVMGILALASVALTVGFETHGGGTVPQAVGAAMEGKEVRFGIPNSATYAAATTLTSTGSVNSFHDSYTSFGGMMPIVNMMLGEVAPGGVGSGLYGLLILAIITVFVAGLMVGRTPEYLGKKIGAREIKLASLYFLVTPTIVLAGTAAAFATGNNSTALNVGPHGLSEVLYAFTSAGNNNGSAFAGITVNTPWWDTALGLAMLLGRFLPMVLVLALAGSLARQKATPESEGTLPTHQPLFVGMVVGVTVVLVALTFLPALALGPIAEGLS, from the coding sequence ATGGCCGGCTGGCTCTTCGTCGTCACGCTGATGATCGCCCTGGTGGCGGTCTACCGGCCGTTCGGCGACTACATGTACCGGGTCGTCACCGGAACCCGCAGCACCATCGTCGAGCGCGGCGTCTACCGCCTCGTCGGCGTGAACCCGTCCGCCGAGCAGACCTGGGGTGTCTACGCCCGCAGCGTCCTGGCGTTCTCGGCGGTCTCGATCCTCTTCCTCTACCTGTTCCTGCGTGTGCAGGACAAACTGTGGCTGTCGCTGGGCTTCGACCCGGTCACCACCCACATCGCCTGGAACACGGCGGTCAGTTTCGTGACGAACACGAACTGGCAGGCGTACTCCGGTGAGTCGACAATGGGTCACCTGGTGCAGATGGCCGGCCTCGCCGTGCAGAACTTCGTCTCCGCGTCCGTCGGAATCGCGGTGGCCGTGGCGCTGATCCGCGGCTTCGCCGCCCGCAAGAACGGCACGCTCGGCAACTTCTGGGTCGACCTGACCCGGATCACGCTGCGGATCCTGCTGCCGATCTGCGTGCTGGCGACGATCGTGTTCATGGTCGCCGGCATGGTGCAGAACCTCTCCGGCGGTACCGATGTCACCACGCTGACCGGTGCGACGCAGCACATCACCGGCGGCCCGGTCGCTTCACAGGAGGCGATCAAGGAACTGGGCACCAACGGCGGCGGCTTCTACAACGTCAACGCCGCGCACCCGTTCGAGAACCCGACCACCTGGACCAACTGGCTGCAGCTCTTCCTGATCCTGCTGATCCCGTTCAGCCTTCCGCGGGTCTTCGGCCGCATGGTCGGCCAGAACCGCCAGGGGTACGCGATCGTCGCGGTCATGGGCATCCTGGCGCTCGCCTCCGTCGCGCTGACCGTCGGCTTCGAGACGCACGGCGGCGGCACGGTGCCGCAGGCGGTCGGCGCCGCGATGGAGGGCAAGGAGGTCCGGTTCGGCATCCCGAATTCGGCCACCTATGCGGCGGCGACGACGCTGACCTCGACCGGGTCGGTGAACTCGTTCCACGACTCCTACACGTCGTTCGGCGGGATGATGCCGATCGTCAACATGATGCTCGGCGAGGTCGCACCCGGCGGCGTCGGCTCCGGCCTCTACGGCCTGCTGATCCTCGCGATCATCACCGTCTTCGTGGCCGGGCTGATGGTCGGCCGGACCCCGGAGTACCTGGGCAAGAAGATCGGCGCCCGGGAGATCAAGCTGGCGTCGCTGTACTTCCTGGTCACCCCCACGATCGTGCTGGCCGGTACGGCGGCGGCGTTCGCCACCGGCAACAACTCGACCGCCCTGAACGTGGGCCCGCACGGCCTGTCCGAGGTGCTGTACGCCTTCACCTCGGCGGGCAACAACAACGGTTCCGCGTTCGCCGGCATCACCGTCAACACACCCTGGTGGGACACCGCACTGGGGCTGGCCATGCTGCTCGGCCGGTTCCTGCCCATGGTGCTCGTCCTCGCCCTGGCCGGCTCGCTGGCCAGGCAGAAGGCCACCCCGGAATCCGAGGGCACCCTGCCCACCCACCAACCCCTGTTCGTCGGAATGGTCGTCGGCGTCACCGTCGTGCTGGTCGCGCTGACCTTCCTGCCCGCTCTCGCTCTCGGACCCATCGCGGAAGGCCTGTCATGA